In Vreelandella piezotolerans, one genomic interval encodes:
- a CDS encoding DASS family sodium-coupled anion symporter, giving the protein MQVIAMSHSTGAVEPAPSTEASAFKPMSLVLGVLVSLGVFFLLPETLTFNARLVAGIAMLMATWWMTEAIPIPATSLLPLVLFPFFDIASVGVTAAPYAHSIVFLVLGGVLLGLATQRWNLHRRFALLTVLTVGTKPAQIVFGLMFASWFITMWVSNTATAVIMVPIGGSIIALVASLGNGDDTPKFSAAVLLGIAYAITIGSMATLIGQPPMALMRAYMADTHGLSIGFGHWMLVGVPFSFTMLVLAWFVLNKLVFRSEVENIQGGRAMIASELERMGRLSPEEARVLMVFGGAVFCWVCLPLIARILSVQNVLPWLSNINDTSVAILAAILMFVIPASKGKGALLDWSATRDVPWGVLILFGGGLTLSAQFTATGLSAWVGESVSGLSGLPPILILAITAFVIILLTELTSNTATAAAFFPIMGSIAVGLGIEPFLMTIVVTFAVSCAFMLPVATPSNAVAFATGDLPIQSMIRAGVWLNVIGLLVIMVALYTIVPLVFDVSF; this is encoded by the coding sequence ATGCAGGTCATTGCCATGTCGCACTCCACTGGGGCCGTTGAGCCAGCGCCCTCTACTGAAGCCTCGGCTTTCAAGCCGATGTCTCTTGTTCTGGGCGTTCTAGTAAGTTTGGGAGTTTTCTTCCTTTTGCCCGAAACGCTGACCTTCAATGCGCGTCTCGTCGCTGGCATTGCAATGCTGATGGCCACCTGGTGGATGACAGAGGCGATTCCCATTCCGGCGACATCGCTGCTTCCGCTCGTACTGTTCCCCTTTTTCGATATTGCGTCGGTCGGTGTGACCGCTGCGCCCTATGCCCATAGCATCGTCTTTCTCGTCTTGGGTGGCGTATTGCTGGGCTTGGCAACGCAGCGCTGGAATTTACATCGCCGCTTTGCGCTACTGACGGTGCTAACGGTGGGTACCAAGCCTGCGCAAATCGTTTTCGGTTTGATGTTCGCTAGCTGGTTTATCACCATGTGGGTGAGCAATACCGCCACCGCCGTCATTATGGTACCCATCGGCGGCTCGATCATCGCGCTGGTGGCATCACTGGGTAACGGTGATGACACGCCCAAGTTCTCCGCCGCTGTTTTACTGGGTATTGCCTACGCCATCACCATCGGCTCCATGGCCACCCTGATTGGTCAGCCGCCGATGGCGCTAATGCGCGCATACATGGCAGATACCCACGGGCTGAGTATCGGGTTTGGCCACTGGATGCTGGTGGGAGTGCCATTCTCATTCACCATGCTAGTGTTGGCTTGGTTCGTTCTGAACAAGCTGGTGTTCCGCTCGGAAGTCGAAAACATTCAGGGCGGTCGAGCGATGATCGCGTCGGAGCTCGAAAGGATGGGCCGCCTATCGCCTGAAGAGGCGCGCGTACTGATGGTGTTTGGCGGGGCCGTGTTCTGCTGGGTATGTTTACCCTTGATAGCGCGAATCTTGTCGGTGCAGAACGTCTTACCCTGGCTCTCCAATATCAACGACACCAGTGTGGCGATCCTCGCGGCGATTCTGATGTTCGTGATTCCCGCCTCTAAGGGAAAGGGGGCATTGCTGGATTGGTCGGCCACCCGCGATGTGCCCTGGGGAGTCCTGATTTTGTTTGGCGGTGGCCTAACACTCTCAGCCCAGTTCACTGCCACTGGCTTGAGTGCCTGGGTGGGCGAAAGCGTATCGGGATTATCGGGGCTACCGCCGATCCTGATTCTCGCCATCACGGCTTTCGTCATCATTCTATTGACCGAACTCACCAGTAACACGGCGACGGCGGCGGCCTTCTTCCCGATCATGGGATCGATTGCCGTGGGGCTGGGTATCGAGCCCTTCCTGATGACCATCGTGGTCACCTTTGCTGTGAGCTGTGCCTTCATGCTGCCGGTCGCAACGCCTTCCAATGCCGTGGCGTTCGCCACGGGAGATCTGCCTATCCAAAGCATGATTCGAGCAGGTGTCTGGCTCAATGTCATCGGCCTGCTGGTGATCATGGTGGCGCTCTACACCATCGTACCGCTGGTCTTCGATGTCTCTTTCTAA
- a CDS encoding amidohydrolase, with translation MSIQTDHLDLKSAIASQLEAAFDDIQSLYHQLHQTPELPFQEHKTSARLADALESFGYEVSRNVGGTGVVALLRNGKGPAVMLRGDMDALPIKEETGLDFASCEMATSETGSEVPLMHACGHDLHSSCIVGTAAVMAGLREQWVGTLMLICQPAEEIFGGAKAMLDDGLYTRFPRPDIILGQHNMPALAGTVGHRPGSAMAACTNLAVTIHGNGGHGSMPAQTVDPVVIAAHVVTRLQTVVAREVPPEETVVVTVGKLHAGTQANIIPHSAELEINIRSFDDALHSQVVESIERIVRAECDAGRAPKPPTLKVLNETIALNNDAIAVEHVRRAHAEHFGDANLYDMPRLNGSEDFPFFGNAKAAGFGGEDIPYVYWFIGSTPAERWANTPGTNVSQKMRHLEMPHSPYYFPGNDVTMRTGIEAMVVGAMAYLT, from the coding sequence ATGAGTATCCAGACAGATCACTTAGATTTAAAGAGTGCCATCGCCTCTCAACTAGAGGCAGCATTCGACGATATTCAGTCGCTCTACCACCAGTTACATCAAACGCCCGAGCTGCCCTTTCAGGAACATAAGACCAGCGCACGGCTCGCCGACGCTTTGGAAAGTTTTGGCTATGAGGTGAGCCGCAACGTTGGCGGTACGGGTGTCGTGGCATTGCTGCGCAACGGCAAGGGCCCTGCCGTCATGCTCCGCGGCGATATGGATGCCTTACCCATCAAGGAAGAAACGGGGCTAGATTTTGCCAGCTGTGAAATGGCCACCTCAGAAACGGGTAGTGAAGTGCCATTGATGCATGCCTGCGGACATGACCTACACAGCAGCTGCATCGTCGGCACCGCGGCCGTCATGGCAGGACTAAGGGAGCAATGGGTCGGCACCTTGATGCTGATTTGTCAGCCCGCCGAGGAGATATTTGGCGGGGCAAAAGCAATGCTTGATGACGGCCTCTATACGCGCTTCCCTCGCCCAGACATTATTCTTGGCCAGCACAATATGCCCGCTCTTGCAGGCACCGTTGGACACCGTCCGGGTAGCGCTATGGCCGCTTGTACCAATTTGGCCGTTACCATACACGGCAACGGGGGCCACGGCTCCATGCCCGCCCAAACGGTGGATCCCGTGGTCATTGCCGCCCATGTGGTCACCCGCCTGCAGACCGTCGTTGCTCGCGAGGTTCCGCCGGAGGAGACCGTGGTGGTCACGGTTGGCAAGCTTCACGCTGGCACCCAGGCCAACATCATTCCGCACTCGGCAGAGCTTGAGATCAATATCCGCAGCTTTGATGACGCATTACACAGCCAAGTGGTTGAGTCGATCGAGCGTATCGTTCGTGCGGAGTGCGATGCGGGAAGAGCGCCCAAGCCCCCGACCTTAAAGGTGCTCAATGAAACCATCGCCTTGAACAACGACGCGATAGCGGTTGAGCATGTACGTCGCGCCCACGCAGAGCATTTCGGTGACGCCAACCTTTATGACATGCCACGGCTTAACGGCAGCGAGGATTTTCCGTTTTTTGGGAATGCAAAAGCAGCCGGTTTTGGTGGCGAGGATATTCCATACGTGTACTGGTTTATTGGCTCCACCCCCGCAGAACGCTGGGCAAACACCCCAGGAACGAACGTCTCACAGAAAATGCGTCATCTAGAAATGCCTCATTCGCCCTACTACTTCCCAGGCAATGACGTAACAATGCGCACAGGTATCGAAGCCATGGTCGTAGGCGCAATGGCATATCTAACGTAG
- a CDS encoding sodium:solute symporter family protein has product MNDSIIVVGITLTYLALILWVGLRARGQENSSLEGYVAGGRHVGVVILFFILGAEIFSAFAFLGAPGWSYQHGAPAFYILAYLSLVPITIWAMGPRVAKLGRERGYLTQGDMIADYYQSKSLGMLAGVIGVLALVPYLTIQIAGAGLLFQAATDGVIPFWLGALLAFLVVAAYVFCSGLNGIGWTNLIQGIMMIAIAWFLGLSISERLYGGVGDMFSQIQLTMPEYLTMPGATGMNWGYFSTAVLVSAFGGAMWPHLFMKFYSADSGKTLRKVSVFYPLYAYLLVPLLFIGFAGIIVFADTPLERSDTVLLRMVMDVANFSPWVIGLMLSGALAAAMSTGANLAHTAAVVLVRDVVGPTMMKDASEKAVVSATRWSVLGLSLIAYLFALANPSSLVLLLLGAYGLIVQLFPMVIGALFMPQLRRASVMAGALFGSVAYLLMEFAWSSPFGWHAGVWAMLLNVAVVVVWQWLTKPTVTNPTPSHT; this is encoded by the coding sequence ATGAATGATTCGATCATTGTTGTCGGCATCACTTTGACCTATCTCGCCTTGATTCTATGGGTGGGGCTTCGCGCTCGCGGTCAGGAAAACTCCAGCTTGGAAGGTTATGTCGCGGGCGGTCGCCACGTGGGCGTCGTGATCCTGTTCTTCATTCTTGGCGCTGAAATCTTCTCCGCTTTCGCCTTCCTGGGCGCTCCGGGCTGGAGCTATCAGCATGGCGCGCCAGCCTTCTATATTCTCGCCTACCTCTCCCTGGTTCCCATCACCATCTGGGCCATGGGGCCGCGTGTAGCCAAGCTAGGTCGCGAGCGAGGTTACCTCACCCAAGGCGATATGATTGCCGATTACTACCAAAGCAAATCGCTGGGCATGTTGGCGGGCGTGATTGGCGTGTTAGCACTGGTGCCCTACCTCACCATCCAGATTGCCGGTGCAGGCCTGCTGTTTCAGGCAGCAACGGATGGGGTGATCCCCTTCTGGCTGGGTGCGCTGCTGGCTTTCTTAGTGGTTGCTGCTTATGTCTTCTGTAGTGGCCTAAACGGCATCGGTTGGACCAACCTCATTCAGGGCATCATGATGATAGCCATCGCTTGGTTCCTGGGTCTTAGCATCTCCGAACGCCTCTACGGCGGCGTGGGCGACATGTTCAGCCAAATCCAACTGACGATGCCCGAGTACCTCACCATGCCAGGCGCAACGGGCATGAACTGGGGCTACTTCAGCACGGCGGTATTGGTCAGCGCGTTCGGCGGCGCCATGTGGCCGCATCTGTTTATGAAGTTCTACTCGGCTGATAGCGGCAAAACGCTGCGCAAAGTCAGCGTCTTTTACCCCCTCTACGCCTACCTACTGGTACCGCTGCTGTTTATTGGCTTTGCTGGCATCATAGTGTTTGCTGACACACCGTTAGAGCGCTCCGACACAGTGCTACTGCGCATGGTGATGGACGTGGCCAACTTCTCGCCCTGGGTTATCGGCTTAATGCTCTCTGGCGCGCTGGCCGCCGCTATGTCGACCGGCGCCAACTTAGCGCATACCGCGGCGGTGGTATTAGTCCGCGATGTGGTCGGCCCAACCATGATGAAAGACGCCAGCGAGAAGGCGGTCGTCAGCGCAACACGTTGGAGCGTACTCGGCCTGTCGCTGATTGCTTACCTGTTTGCACTGGCTAACCCCTCATCCCTGGTACTGCTGCTACTCGGCGCTTACGGGTTGATTGTCCAGCTATTCCCTATGGTGATCGGCGCGCTGTTCATGCCACAGCTGCGCCGCGCCAGCGTGATGGCGGGTGCTCTTTTCGGCAGCGTGGCCTACCTGTTGATGGAATTCGCCTGGAGCTCACCTTTTGGCTGGCACGCTGGCGTCTGGGCGATGCTGCTCAACGTCGCTGTCGTGGTGGTTTGGCAGTGGCTCACCAAGCCCACTGTTACCAACCCCACCCCTTCCCATACTTAA
- a CDS encoding nuclear transport factor 2 family protein gives MVDTTMVGDAPDIDEIKRVVQLYVDGFRGSRQKLEEAFHQEAWIFALDAAGALATDLISDRFERWANSQRQVKSRFIAITQAGEVASVLLGFDNSDNLEDSWVDVIALIKIDGKWKITNKTAAHSSRASWAQP, from the coding sequence ATGGTAGATACCACGATGGTCGGTGATGCACCTGACATCGACGAGATTAAACGAGTCGTGCAGCTATATGTCGATGGTTTTCGAGGCAGTAGGCAGAAGCTGGAGGAGGCGTTTCATCAAGAGGCGTGGATTTTTGCGCTGGACGCGGCGGGTGCCTTGGCAACCGATCTCATTAGCGACCGTTTTGAGCGATGGGCGAATAGCCAGCGGCAGGTCAAGAGCCGTTTCATTGCCATCACCCAGGCCGGAGAGGTCGCCAGCGTGCTATTAGGCTTCGATAATAGCGACAACCTTGAAGATTCTTGGGTCGATGTGATTGCGCTGATCAAAATCGATGGTAAATGGAAAATTACCAATAAGACGGCTGCGCACAGCAGCCGCGCATCCTGGGCCCAGCCGTAA
- a CDS encoding 3-keto-5-aminohexanoate cleavage protein: MSQPCIICVAITGSLPRKENNPAVPITVEEQVESTQAAFEAGATIAHCHVRNDDQTPSSDPEKFGRLMEGLKKHCPGMIIQLSTGGRSGAGEARGGMLPLKPDMASLSVGSNNFPNRVYENPPQLVEWLADEMLKYGVKPEIEAFDLSHIHQAVSLSQQGKLKTPLYVQFVMGVKNAMPADKPTFDFYIETLKRLAPDAQWCGAGIGAHQYLLNEWSIAAGGHTRTGLEDNVRLDSDTLAPSNAVLVERTVALCEKYQRPVATWQQAREMLGL, encoded by the coding sequence ATGTCCCAGCCCTGCATTATCTGTGTCGCCATTACCGGCAGCCTGCCACGCAAAGAGAACAACCCAGCCGTACCGATTACGGTCGAGGAGCAGGTTGAGAGCACCCAGGCAGCGTTCGAAGCAGGGGCGACCATTGCCCACTGCCATGTGCGCAACGATGACCAAACCCCCTCATCTGACCCAGAAAAGTTTGGCCGCCTGATGGAAGGGCTTAAGAAGCACTGCCCGGGAATGATTATTCAGCTCTCCACCGGCGGGCGTTCCGGGGCAGGAGAAGCCCGGGGTGGGATGCTCCCGCTGAAGCCTGATATGGCCAGCCTCTCGGTGGGCTCCAATAATTTCCCCAATCGTGTCTACGAGAATCCGCCCCAACTGGTGGAGTGGTTGGCCGATGAGATGCTCAAGTACGGCGTCAAGCCTGAAATCGAAGCGTTCGACCTGTCGCATATCCATCAAGCCGTGAGTCTTTCCCAGCAAGGCAAGCTAAAGACGCCGCTCTATGTGCAGTTTGTCATGGGGGTGAAGAATGCGATGCCAGCGGACAAGCCCACCTTCGATTTCTACATCGAGACGCTCAAGCGGCTGGCGCCGGATGCGCAGTGGTGCGGTGCAGGCATTGGTGCCCATCAGTACCTACTCAACGAGTGGTCGATTGCGGCTGGCGGCCATACCCGTACGGGGCTCGAAGATAATGTGCGCTTGGATAGTGACACCTTGGCGCCCTCCAACGCGGTGTTGGTCGAGCGCACCGTAGCCCTTTGCGAAAAGTATCAGCGCCCGGTGGCTACTTGGCAGCAAGCGCGTGAGATGCTTGGGTTATAA